In a single window of the Luteolibacter sp. Y139 genome:
- a CDS encoding type IV pilus twitching motility protein PilT, with translation MAVIDTFLKLMLEKRAERLVLVSDAVPYLLKGGETIELSMPALREDMLARMVKEITGDELSARKEGTFRAADGAFGYAVLPSAGELRIEIHAAGAMPPAAEEEDPLTKAVADFAKSHEPATPKSPPPARSGPDLLALIDQAAALDASDLFLSSGKHPRVRRNGTLSFLEADPPDAAKILELIPDDAARREFEESGSTDFAARWELSGGSRRFRINVFRHRDGVAAALRPIRQKIPPLTDLGLPEDLLDLVSFPNGLVLVTGTSGSGKSTTLAALVDHLNRTRSRHVITIEDPVEYEHRDNQCLIHQREVGTDVESFSTGLRAALRENPDVILLGELRDLDTISSALTAAETGHLVFGTLHSGTASSAVNRVVDVFPGYQQSHIRTQLALSLRAVVSQRLVPTKAKKLVPAIEKLIVTSAVATGIREGQDHYVRTAMLTGVEEGMVTLERSLASLVRKGIIDRETAVRHAMDPKALQHLME, from the coding sequence AGCGCCTAGTTCTGGTCTCGGACGCTGTCCCGTACCTGCTGAAAGGCGGGGAAACGATCGAGCTGTCGATGCCGGCCCTCAGGGAGGACATGCTGGCGCGGATGGTGAAGGAGATCACCGGCGATGAACTTTCGGCACGGAAGGAAGGGACGTTCCGCGCAGCCGATGGAGCCTTTGGCTATGCGGTGCTTCCGTCGGCAGGGGAACTCCGGATCGAAATCCACGCCGCCGGAGCAATGCCGCCAGCCGCGGAAGAGGAGGATCCTCTCACCAAGGCGGTGGCCGACTTCGCCAAGTCGCACGAGCCTGCCACGCCGAAAAGTCCGCCGCCCGCCCGCTCCGGTCCGGATCTGCTCGCGCTCATCGATCAGGCGGCTGCCCTCGACGCTTCCGATCTCTTCCTGTCTTCGGGGAAGCATCCGCGAGTGCGGAGAAATGGCACCCTTTCCTTCCTCGAAGCCGACCCGCCCGACGCCGCGAAGATCCTGGAGCTGATCCCCGACGATGCAGCCCGTCGCGAGTTCGAGGAAAGCGGCAGTACCGACTTCGCCGCCCGCTGGGAGCTATCCGGTGGCAGTCGGCGTTTCCGCATCAATGTCTTTCGCCATCGCGACGGAGTGGCTGCCGCGCTCCGGCCCATTCGTCAAAAGATCCCGCCGCTCACCGACCTCGGCTTGCCCGAGGACCTGTTGGATCTCGTCTCCTTCCCCAATGGCCTCGTGCTCGTCACCGGCACCTCGGGCTCGGGGAAATCCACGACACTCGCCGCACTGGTCGATCACTTGAATCGCACCCGGTCACGGCACGTCATCACGATCGAGGACCCGGTGGAATACGAGCACCGGGATAACCAATGCCTCATCCACCAGCGGGAGGTTGGAACAGATGTGGAAAGTTTCAGCACCGGCCTGCGGGCTGCCCTGCGCGAGAATCCGGACGTCATCCTGTTAGGCGAGCTACGGGACCTCGATACGATCTCTTCGGCGCTCACGGCGGCGGAGACCGGCCACCTGGTCTTCGGCACGCTGCACTCCGGCACTGCGAGTTCGGCGGTGAATCGCGTCGTCGATGTCTTTCCCGGCTACCAGCAGTCGCACATCCGGACACAGCTCGCCCTGTCCCTCCGCGCCGTGGTCTCGCAACGCCTCGTTCCAACGAAAGCGAAGAAGTTGGTGCCCGCGATCGAAAAACTCATCGTCACGTCCGCCGTCGCCACCGGCATTCGCGAAGGGCAGGATCACTACGTCCGCACCGCCATGCTGACCGGGGTGGAGGAGGGGATGGTCACCCTTGAGCGTTCGCTGGCTTCCCTCGTCCGCAAGGGCATCATCGACCGCGAAACGGCTGTCCGTCACGCCATGGACCCGAAAGCTCTCCAGCACCTGATGGAGTGA
- a CDS encoding DUF5069 domain-containing protein, translating to MSQSFEVPRSPRDEIDGVIYFPRLCDKVRLHASGKLHPKYHDNLGSGMDLWTCQFLGVEYPALAEQILSGKSDSEALAWAQENGVSRGTPEFTWWTSFMRTRGFRDDLAERLIQRKAESGLQDRHDIVTFMDYIEADDRLH from the coding sequence ATGTCCCAGAGCTTCGAAGTACCCCGCAGTCCGCGCGATGAAATCGACGGTGTGATCTACTTTCCGCGGCTTTGTGACAAGGTGCGGCTGCACGCGTCCGGCAAGCTGCATCCGAAGTATCACGACAACCTCGGCTCGGGCATGGACCTGTGGACCTGCCAGTTCCTCGGCGTGGAATACCCGGCGCTGGCGGAGCAGATCCTCTCCGGCAAGTCGGATAGCGAAGCGCTCGCGTGGGCGCAGGAGAACGGCGTTTCCCGCGGCACGCCGGAGTTCACCTGGTGGACGTCTTTCATGCGGACCCGCGGCTTCCGGGATGACCTCGCCGAGAGGCTAATCCAGCGCAAGGCCGAGTCCGGTCTCCAGGATCGCCACGACATCGTGACCTTCATGGACTACATCGAGGCCGACGACAGGCTGCACTAA
- a CDS encoding N-acetylmuramoyl-L-alanine amidase family protein gives MKSLPSLRWSGLLGCAAALFTWFLPVIAHAEREFEWHPLKMEGRDYLSAEEIGRFYDLKLRRDGKKIFLEKLADKKAVSISMEVGSPECVMNGLKFIFITPVIEADSVVQISRSDLSRVLDPVLRPELIKTSGHLETVILDPDSGGDDRGTTAGDALQIARMAARDLEAMGFKVVLTRDEAGAVAPEKRLELANAVEGGAAFVGVRFDSGEHGKRGIRTAPLSFHKDAPADDKLVQGDLGPASMALASGVHSSASQMLRMPSEQSKTYMVDLGIQPSYDAVFSKLKHPAIFFSVGCLSDPEDAKLLRNEGYRATLAKSISSGIRRYQAATGR, from the coding sequence ATGAAATCCCTGCCGTCCCTTCGTTGGTCTGGTCTCTTGGGCTGCGCTGCCGCCCTGTTCACTTGGTTCCTTCCCGTCATTGCTCACGCCGAGAGGGAATTCGAATGGCACCCCCTCAAAATGGAGGGCCGCGACTACCTCTCCGCCGAGGAGATCGGTCGCTTCTACGATCTGAAGCTCCGCCGCGACGGAAAGAAGATCTTCTTGGAAAAGCTGGCCGACAAGAAGGCTGTCTCCATCAGCATGGAGGTCGGCTCTCCCGAGTGCGTGATGAACGGTCTCAAGTTCATCTTCATCACTCCCGTGATCGAAGCGGATTCCGTTGTCCAAATCTCCCGGTCGGATCTCAGCCGCGTTCTCGATCCCGTGCTTCGGCCCGAGCTGATCAAAACCAGCGGACACTTGGAAACCGTGATCCTCGACCCTGACAGCGGCGGTGACGACCGCGGCACCACGGCGGGCGATGCACTGCAGATCGCCAGGATGGCAGCGAGGGACCTCGAAGCGATGGGTTTCAAGGTCGTGCTGACTCGCGACGAGGCTGGCGCGGTGGCACCGGAGAAGCGTCTTGAGTTGGCAAACGCGGTGGAAGGCGGTGCCGCGTTCGTCGGGGTCCGATTCGACAGCGGGGAGCATGGAAAGCGCGGCATCAGGACGGCGCCTCTCTCCTTCCACAAGGATGCCCCGGCGGACGACAAGTTGGTGCAAGGAGACCTGGGTCCCGCGAGCATGGCCCTCGCCTCCGGCGTTCATTCATCGGCGTCCCAAATGCTCAGGATGCCGTCTGAGCAGTCCAAGACCTACATGGTCGATCTCGGTATCCAGCCTTCCTACGATGCCGTCTTTTCCAAGCTGAAGCACCCTGCGATCTTCTTTAGTGTGGGCTGCCTGAGTGATCCCGAGGACGCCAAGCTCCTTCGCAATGAGGGTTATCGAGCGACCCTTGCAAAATCGATCAGCAGCGGGATCCGGAGATATCAGGCCGCCACCGGGCGGTAG
- a CDS encoding N-acetylmuramoyl-L-alanine amidase-like domain-containing protein translates to MKLAVFSALLLAVLPVAAQHTVTPPSPPRLPMATVFKGEAKFRAMIQLAEKENWRQLPLGARTIRAARAMVGTPYTNYTLEVDDRIESPVVNLGAMDCWTYYENALAFARMLRYKPGPYTPQDMLHMVEVERYRGGVCTGGYLSRMHQLEEVFSDNQRRGFARNITPNLPGAVRLQREIHEMTVQWKSYRYLRNNPSLLPEMGRIEARVSNLPVWHIPKGKVRAIEGYLQDGDVCAITCNDNSSYTSHVGMITRIQGRAYFTHATSDRDKGRMVIIDCPITDYLNQGSKHAGIVILRPNDLPPSKFWQRPLATR, encoded by the coding sequence ATGAAATTGGCCGTGTTCTCCGCCTTGTTGCTCGCCGTGCTGCCGGTGGCTGCCCAGCACACTGTCACGCCACCGAGCCCGCCGCGCTTGCCGATGGCGACCGTCTTCAAGGGCGAGGCAAAGTTCCGCGCCATGATCCAGCTCGCGGAAAAGGAGAATTGGCGGCAGCTACCGCTCGGCGCCCGTACCATCCGCGCCGCCCGCGCGATGGTTGGCACCCCCTACACGAACTACACGCTGGAGGTGGATGACCGCATCGAGTCGCCCGTGGTGAACCTCGGCGCGATGGACTGCTGGACCTACTACGAGAACGCCTTGGCCTTCGCCCGCATGCTCCGCTACAAGCCGGGCCCGTACACCCCGCAGGACATGCTCCACATGGTCGAGGTGGAGCGCTACCGTGGCGGCGTCTGCACCGGCGGCTACCTCAGCCGCATGCACCAGCTCGAGGAGGTGTTCTCGGACAATCAGCGCCGGGGCTTCGCCAGGAACATCACCCCGAATCTGCCCGGTGCCGTCCGCCTCCAGCGCGAGATCCACGAGATGACCGTGCAGTGGAAGAGCTACCGCTACCTGCGGAATAATCCTTCGCTGCTCCCGGAAATGGGCCGCATCGAGGCCCGCGTCTCGAATCTCCCGGTCTGGCACATCCCGAAGGGGAAAGTCCGTGCCATCGAGGGCTACCTGCAGGACGGCGACGTCTGCGCGATCACCTGCAACGACAACAGCAGCTACACCTCCCACGTCGGGATGATCACCAGGATCCAAGGCCGCGCCTATTTCACCCACGCCACCTCCGACCGCGACAAGGGCCGGATGGTCATCATCGACTGCCCGATCACCGACTACCTGAACCAAGGCTCCAAACACGCCGGAATCGTGATTTTGAGGCCAAATGACCTGCCTCCGTCGAAGTTCTGGCAGCGCCCGCTGGCGACCCGGTGA
- the rpsN gene encoding 30S ribosomal protein S14, with protein MAKKSWIARNERKARTVAKFSDLRHKLKAEKDYIGLTMLPRDASPTRLVNRCEFTGRRRAFIRRFRLSRISFRELASHGMIPGVTKSSW; from the coding sequence ATGGCCAAGAAGAGCTGGATCGCCAGAAACGAGCGCAAAGCGCGCACCGTCGCTAAATTTTCCGACCTCCGTCACAAGTTGAAGGCGGAGAAGGACTATATTGGCCTTACCATGCTGCCGCGCGACGCCAGCCCGACCCGTCTGGTGAACCGCTGCGAGTTCACCGGCCGCCGCCGCGCTTTCATCCGCCGCTTCCGCCTCTCCCGTATCAGCTTCCGCGAGCTCGCCTCGCACGGCATGATTCCGGGCGTGACGAAGTCGAGCTGGTAA
- a CDS encoding FmdB family zinc ribbon protein — protein sequence MPIYEYLSENPEDPERSCRVCRKGFELRRPIDRPALDQCPLCRKPVRKVISKVNTPRIAKPLSVSDAKSAGFTILERRDQGVYEKL from the coding sequence ATGCCTATCTACGAATACCTTTCCGAAAACCCCGAGGATCCTGAACGATCTTGCCGCGTCTGCCGCAAGGGGTTTGAACTGAGACGGCCCATTGACCGTCCGGCACTGGACCAGTGCCCGCTTTGCCGCAAGCCTGTGCGCAAGGTGATTTCCAAGGTGAACACGCCGCGGATCGCGAAACCGCTATCCGTGAGCGACGCCAAATCGGCGGGCTTCACCATCCTCGAACGCCGCGATCAGGGCGTTTACGAAAAACTCTGA
- a CDS encoding hemolysin family protein encodes MSAFDSILLLASGLPEGPVKWEWPTPLETILYLGGIAFFLLLNAFFVASEFAIVKVRPSQIETVAKEKPVQAARAQRVVDHLDGYLSANQFGITIASLFLGFLGEPFVTKVVGPLLAMTGMSDNAIKWIAYIFAIGSFTFLHVVFGELVPKSIAIRKALPATLVLAGPLHVFYKTFNLAIRLLNGTANAILKHVFRIEPVGEGEHVHSSDELALLVAESERAQEVTETEREILINALELNELWVRDVMTPRQEVVVLNVDEPFEKALEIARRSKHTRFPLVKGGHLDNAIGLIHIKDILKLVGTPDPDLMRIKRELRMVPDTMPLDMLLKFFLKERAHLAMAVDEFGTPVGIVFLDNVIEELVGDIQDEFDNEKPESNWINENEFVIEGSMTLNDLASMDEELELESGEVTTVGGYLTQQLGRFPEIGETMEINGWEAKVTSTDGRRVGQIYFRKLEPAFAEVGGDEEE; translated from the coding sequence ATGAGCGCATTCGACTCCATCCTCCTCCTCGCCAGCGGTTTGCCCGAGGGCCCTGTGAAATGGGAGTGGCCGACTCCACTGGAGACCATTCTCTACCTCGGCGGCATTGCGTTCTTCCTGCTGCTGAACGCGTTCTTCGTCGCGTCCGAGTTCGCCATCGTCAAGGTCCGGCCCAGCCAGATCGAGACCGTGGCCAAGGAGAAACCCGTTCAGGCCGCCCGTGCCCAGCGTGTGGTGGATCACTTGGACGGCTACCTTTCCGCCAACCAGTTCGGCATCACCATCGCCTCGCTGTTCCTCGGCTTCCTCGGCGAGCCCTTCGTGACGAAGGTGGTGGGCCCGCTGCTGGCGATGACCGGCATGTCGGACAATGCGATCAAGTGGATCGCCTACATTTTCGCCATCGGCTCGTTCACCTTCCTGCACGTGGTGTTTGGTGAATTGGTCCCGAAGTCGATCGCCATCCGCAAGGCGCTCCCCGCCACGCTGGTCCTCGCTGGCCCGCTGCATGTTTTCTACAAGACCTTCAATCTCGCGATCCGCCTGCTCAATGGCACCGCGAACGCGATCCTGAAGCATGTCTTCCGCATCGAACCGGTCGGTGAAGGCGAACACGTCCACTCTTCGGATGAGCTCGCGCTGCTGGTCGCTGAGAGCGAGCGCGCCCAGGAGGTCACCGAGACCGAGCGCGAGATCCTGATCAATGCGCTGGAGCTGAATGAACTCTGGGTCCGCGACGTGATGACGCCGCGCCAGGAGGTCGTGGTGCTGAATGTCGATGAGCCCTTCGAGAAGGCCCTCGAGATTGCCCGGCGTTCCAAGCATACCCGCTTCCCGCTGGTGAAGGGCGGCCATCTCGACAACGCGATCGGCCTGATCCACATCAAGGACATCCTCAAGCTGGTCGGCACGCCCGATCCCGACCTCATGCGCATCAAGCGCGAGCTCAGGATGGTCCCGGACACCATGCCGCTGGACATGCTGCTCAAGTTCTTCCTCAAGGAGCGCGCCCACCTTGCCATGGCGGTCGATGAGTTCGGCACACCCGTCGGCATCGTCTTCCTCGACAACGTCATCGAAGAGCTCGTCGGCGACATCCAGGATGAGTTCGACAACGAGAAGCCCGAGTCGAATTGGATCAACGAAAACGAGTTCGTGATCGAAGGCTCGATGACCCTCAACGACCTCGCCAGCATGGACGAGGAACTCGAACTCGAAAGCGGCGAAGTCACCACCGTCGGCGGTTACCTCACCCAGCAGCTCGGACGTTTCCCGGAGATCGGCGAGACCATGGAGATCAATGGTTGGGAAGCCAAGGTCACCAGCACGGATGGCCGTCGCGTGGGGCAAATCTACTTCCGCAAGCTGGAGCCCGCCTTCGCCGAAGTCGGCGGGGACGAGGAGGAGTGA
- a CDS encoding TVP38/TMEM64 family protein, whose product MRLLLWFIAVSVLILVSWLLWGGSLEKSFSLEGSVAWLVKAGPWGWAAGIGLLASDVVLPVPGTVVMSALGYVYGLAIGGLVASAGCIAAGVCGYGVGRLIGEKAARRWLGDADFEKGKLLFARGGGWMVAVSRSLPILPEAISCTAGLVRMPFGRFMASLVCGSLPVGYLFAWIGVAGRETPGWALVFSLLAPAVLWLAAKKWLR is encoded by the coding sequence ATGAGGCTGCTGCTTTGGTTCATTGCCGTTTCCGTCCTGATCCTCGTCAGCTGGTTGCTGTGGGGAGGCTCGTTGGAGAAGAGCTTCTCCCTTGAGGGCTCGGTGGCATGGCTGGTCAAGGCGGGGCCCTGGGGATGGGCCGCGGGGATTGGCCTGCTGGCGTCGGACGTGGTGCTGCCGGTTCCGGGCACCGTCGTGATGTCGGCTCTCGGCTACGTCTATGGCCTGGCGATCGGCGGCCTTGTCGCGTCGGCGGGTTGCATCGCCGCGGGAGTGTGCGGCTACGGCGTCGGTCGCCTGATCGGCGAGAAGGCGGCGCGGCGCTGGCTGGGCGACGCCGATTTTGAAAAAGGCAAGCTGCTCTTCGCCCGGGGTGGCGGCTGGATGGTCGCGGTGTCTCGGTCACTACCGATCCTTCCGGAGGCGATCTCGTGCACCGCCGGCTTGGTGCGCATGCCGTTCGGTCGCTTCATGGCGTCGCTGGTGTGTGGCAGCCTGCCGGTCGGCTATCTCTTCGCGTGGATCGGTGTGGCCGGACGCGAGACGCCGGGCTGGGCGCTCGTCTTCAGCCTGCTCGCGCCAGCCGTGCTATGGCTGGCCGCGAAGAAATGGCTTCGGTGA
- a CDS encoding DHA2 family efflux MFS transporter permease subunit, with protein MVARTMGEAVETELEKTRRYLPWVVAVALFMQQLDGTIVNTAVPTMAVSLGVTPLSLKSVLTSYTIAIGVLIPLSGWLADRFGTKRVFGFAVAVFTLGSLACGLSRNLPMLVASRVLQGVGAAFMMPVGRIALLKTFPKSGILRAMNFVIIPALLGPLLGPLTGGLIVHWLPWRMIFLINLPIGLLGLWLVKQHMPDHRTTEADRLDTPGFLLFGSGVALLSWVLEIFGEHSMNTLWVASLAALSVALIGAYLWRAKRTPQPLLPVDLFKIRTFRVSVAGGFLTRLGISGMPFLLPLLYQLGMGFSPWQAGLLVMPQAGAAIGMKLLTERILGAFGHKQVLVGNTVLMGILIAAFSQVGPGTPVWAILLFSVCQGCVSALQFTAMNSLAYADTSDAEASDASTIASTAQQLSISFGIAFASLVTGAFLGSIDRSNPALLVPALHKAFMLLGAVSVASSVTFLTLMRSDGANVSGHGQTEPEGH; from the coding sequence ATGGTGGCGCGGACGATGGGCGAGGCGGTCGAAACCGAACTGGAGAAAACCCGCCGCTACCTGCCGTGGGTGGTGGCGGTGGCCCTGTTCATGCAGCAGCTCGACGGGACGATCGTGAACACCGCGGTGCCGACGATGGCGGTCTCGCTGGGCGTGACACCCCTGAGCCTCAAATCGGTGCTCACCAGCTACACGATCGCGATCGGCGTGCTGATTCCGCTGAGCGGCTGGCTGGCGGATCGGTTCGGGACCAAGCGGGTGTTCGGCTTCGCGGTGGCGGTCTTCACGCTCGGGTCGTTGGCCTGCGGGCTATCGCGGAATCTGCCGATGCTGGTCGCCTCGCGGGTGCTGCAAGGCGTGGGCGCGGCCTTCATGATGCCGGTCGGGCGGATCGCGCTGCTGAAGACGTTTCCGAAGTCGGGCATCCTGCGGGCGATGAATTTCGTGATCATCCCGGCGCTGTTGGGGCCGCTGCTCGGCCCACTGACGGGTGGACTGATCGTCCACTGGCTGCCGTGGCGGATGATCTTCCTGATCAACCTCCCGATCGGGCTGCTGGGCCTGTGGCTGGTGAAGCAACACATGCCGGATCACCGGACGACCGAGGCCGACCGGCTGGATACGCCGGGCTTCCTGCTCTTCGGCAGTGGTGTGGCGCTGCTGTCGTGGGTGCTGGAGATCTTCGGTGAGCACTCCATGAACACGCTGTGGGTGGCGTCACTGGCGGCGTTGTCGGTGGCCTTGATCGGCGCTTATTTGTGGAGGGCGAAGAGGACGCCGCAGCCGCTGCTGCCGGTGGATCTTTTCAAGATCCGCACCTTCCGCGTCTCGGTCGCCGGTGGCTTCCTCACGCGACTGGGCATCAGTGGCATGCCCTTCCTGCTGCCGCTGCTCTATCAGCTCGGCATGGGCTTCTCACCGTGGCAAGCGGGCCTGCTGGTGATGCCGCAGGCGGGCGCGGCGATCGGGATGAAGCTTCTAACAGAACGAATTCTCGGTGCCTTCGGCCACAAGCAGGTGCTAGTGGGGAACACGGTGCTGATGGGCATTTTGATCGCGGCATTCTCGCAGGTCGGCCCCGGCACGCCGGTGTGGGCGATCCTGCTTTTCAGCGTGTGCCAGGGCTGTGTGTCCGCGCTGCAATTCACCGCGATGAATTCACTGGCCTACGCCGACACCAGCGATGCCGAGGCGAGCGACGCCAGCACCATCGCGAGCACGGCGCAGCAGCTTTCGATCAGCTTCGGCATCGCCTTCGCCTCGCTGGTCACCGGGGCATTCCTCGGCAGCATCGACCGCTCGAATCCCGCGCTGCTGGTGCCGGCGCTTCACAAGGCGTTCATGCTGTTAGGCGCGGTGAGCGTCGCGAGTTCGGTGACGTTCCTGACACTGATGCGTAGCGACGGGGCAAACGTCAGCGGCCATGGCCAGACGGAGCCGGAAGGACACTAA
- a CDS encoding plasmid pRiA4b ORF-3 family protein: protein MSQPRIVVKVFLYQITPQIWRQFSVPASFNFLQLNDSIQDAMGWENKHPHEFRHGKGKRLTDVIGPVGLADQVPKGGEFQDELKVTLADFIGKKRLPMRLLYRYDFAEDWIHEVVLEKREDGEEAGAIMIDGARACPPEDFGGAFQYMEALTGQIGWYRGEYDPEAFDIKEVVFGGKKRNPKKRKLL from the coding sequence ATGTCCCAGCCGCGCATCGTCGTCAAAGTCTTCCTCTACCAGATCACGCCGCAGATCTGGCGGCAATTCTCGGTGCCCGCGTCCTTCAATTTCCTCCAGCTCAATGACTCCATCCAGGACGCCATGGGCTGGGAAAACAAGCACCCGCACGAGTTCCGCCACGGCAAGGGCAAGCGGCTGACCGACGTGATCGGTCCCGTCGGCCTCGCCGACCAGGTGCCGAAGGGCGGCGAGTTCCAGGACGAACTGAAGGTCACTCTCGCCGATTTCATCGGGAAGAAGCGCCTGCCGATGCGCCTGCTCTATCGCTACGACTTCGCCGAGGATTGGATCCACGAGGTCGTCCTTGAGAAGAGGGAAGACGGCGAGGAAGCAGGGGCGATCATGATCGATGGCGCCCGCGCCTGCCCGCCCGAGGACTTCGGCGGTGCCTTCCAATACATGGAAGCCCTCACCGGTCAGATCGGCTGGTATCGCGGCGAATACGATCCCGAAGCCTTCGACATCAAGGAAGTCGTCTTCGGCGGCAAGAAGCGGAACCCGAAGAAGCGGAAACTGCTTTAA
- a CDS encoding CvfB family protein, giving the protein MPAIGQRAQLTILREQPFGIFLDAGDELGEVLLPRREMPKHWQIGGIVDVFLYLDSEDRPVATLKYPKVMPGEFAYLEALSITSVGAFLDWGLPKDLLLPFREQKERIEPGKSYVVHVHVDGPSGRIVATRRVSKFLNKTPADYKEGQEVELMLFGKTELGYKAIIEGKHSGVLFANEVFRRLRAGEKTKGYIVKVHPEGKIDLSLYPPGRARINDLETLIEEELTKRGGFWAISDSSPAEEIHKALGVSKKAFKQATGALFKKRKITIGDDGIRLVKE; this is encoded by the coding sequence ATGCCTGCCATCGGCCAACGCGCCCAACTGACCATCCTCCGCGAGCAACCCTTCGGCATCTTCCTCGATGCCGGCGATGAACTCGGCGAGGTGCTATTGCCGCGCCGCGAAATGCCGAAGCATTGGCAGATCGGTGGCATCGTCGATGTCTTCCTCTACCTCGACTCCGAGGATCGGCCGGTCGCCACGCTGAAATACCCGAAGGTGATGCCCGGTGAGTTCGCTTACCTCGAAGCGCTCTCGATCACCAGCGTCGGTGCCTTCCTCGACTGGGGTTTGCCAAAGGACCTGCTGCTCCCATTCCGCGAACAGAAGGAGCGGATCGAGCCCGGCAAGTCCTACGTCGTTCACGTCCACGTCGATGGGCCGAGCGGCCGCATCGTTGCCACCCGGAGAGTGAGCAAGTTCCTCAACAAGACGCCCGCGGACTACAAGGAAGGCCAGGAGGTCGAGCTGATGCTCTTCGGTAAGACCGAGCTCGGCTACAAGGCGATCATCGAGGGCAAGCACTCCGGCGTGCTCTTCGCGAATGAAGTCTTCCGCCGTCTCCGGGCAGGGGAGAAGACCAAGGGCTACATCGTGAAGGTTCATCCCGAGGGCAAGATCGACCTGTCCCTCTATCCTCCCGGCCGCGCCCGCATCAATGACCTCGAAACGCTCATCGAGGAAGAACTCACCAAGCGCGGCGGCTTTTGGGCAATCAGCGACTCAAGCCCCGCGGAGGAGATCCACAAGGCCCTCGGCGTGAGCAAGAAGGCCTTCAAGCAGGCGACCGGCGCGCTCTTCAAGAAGCGCAAGATTACCATCGGCGACGATGGGATCCGGTTGGTGAAGGAGTGA
- the pdxH gene encoding pyridoxamine 5'-phosphate oxidase → MDLSEFRKEYSDRGLRRDDLAADPMVQFERWFQQAVELKLHEPNAMSLATVDEISRPLLRTVLLKYFDTNGFVFFTNYQSRKAKHIADNPQVSLLFPWVILERQVIVQGRAEKISAAESLKYFSSRPRESQLGAWVSDQSSVISSRKLLMQKLAEIKDKFANGEVPLPSFWGGYRVVPETIEFWQGGSARLHDRFFYKRKDGAWQIERLSP, encoded by the coding sequence ATGGATCTCTCCGAATTCCGCAAGGAATACTCCGACCGCGGGCTGCGCCGTGACGACCTGGCCGCCGATCCGATGGTGCAGTTCGAGCGCTGGTTCCAGCAGGCGGTGGAGCTGAAGCTGCATGAGCCGAATGCGATGAGCCTGGCGACGGTGGATGAGATCAGCCGGCCGCTGCTGCGCACGGTGCTGCTGAAATATTTCGACACGAACGGCTTCGTCTTTTTCACGAACTACCAGAGCCGCAAGGCAAAGCACATCGCGGACAATCCGCAGGTTTCCCTGCTGTTCCCGTGGGTGATTCTGGAGCGGCAGGTGATCGTGCAGGGGCGAGCTGAAAAGATCTCCGCAGCGGAGTCGCTGAAGTATTTCAGCTCCCGGCCGCGCGAGTCGCAACTCGGGGCATGGGTGTCGGACCAGAGTTCGGTGATTTCCTCACGCAAGCTGCTGATGCAGAAGCTGGCGGAGATCAAAGACAAGTTCGCGAATGGCGAGGTCCCCCTGCCCTCCTTCTGGGGCGGCTACCGGGTGGTTCCGGAGACGATTGAGTTTTGGCAAGGCGGCTCGGCACGCCTGCACGATCGGTTTTTCTACAAGCGGAAGGACGGTGCGTGGCAGATCGAGCGGCTGTCGCCGTGA